A single region of the Elusimicrobiota bacterium genome encodes:
- a CDS encoding M28 family peptidase, whose translation MTTSRRPWLRVPLCSLLAVSGLSPAAPAFSATVQTQSAVQSAVPRIGGIPVWSNPGGLGSPQLGGSLLAPSLLSSIPYLPAPEVKVGSPLSAPVAAAAVSLAAIPLAAPQSLAPAEQKAPVSLFQGLLQTDSSISTAQDQGGEKTGKALDALYGESSKRQAEVSDPVTGTEGPAAHLQPRGVAAPSDAKTAPPAAAQPAAELSSLDKFVAFAKGLFFPDGRAAGIISHRGVHPEGMPTDEQMYKDMELSPLTYEERLNAVIELFKKGGAKPEEIITQDVGAGQKNVYVVKKGRTDRVIVVGSHHDKVDVGAGTIDNWTGTTMVTNLYQAMHDMDTEATIIFASFAREEDGLIGSAKFLKALTPAQRKKIDANVNLDTLAVDGTFSWQNNSTRSLLDLVQKVATQSKLDLKEAYLDGGDADSSSFRRYGIAAVTLFGASMDVIFDIIHSERDTMAAFSMPHYKNAYLLTLALLKMLNLTPVGPDNLAPAAAAA comes from the coding sequence ATGACCACCTCTCGCCGGCCTTGGCTCAGGGTCCCCCTTTGCTCGCTCCTCGCGGTCTCCGGGCTATCTCCCGCGGCTCCGGCCTTCTCCGCCACTGTCCAGACTCAGAGCGCGGTGCAGAGCGCCGTGCCCCGCATCGGAGGCATCCCCGTCTGGTCGAACCCGGGCGGCCTCGGCTCACCCCAGCTGGGCGGCTCCTTGCTGGCCCCGAGCCTGCTGAGCAGCATCCCGTATCTGCCCGCTCCTGAGGTCAAGGTCGGCTCGCCCTTGAGCGCGCCGGTCGCCGCTGCCGCAGTCTCTTTGGCGGCAATCCCGCTGGCCGCGCCGCAATCCCTGGCTCCGGCGGAGCAGAAGGCTCCGGTCTCTTTGTTCCAAGGCTTGCTCCAGACCGATTCTTCGATTTCCACCGCCCAGGACCAGGGCGGGGAGAAGACGGGCAAGGCCCTGGATGCGCTTTACGGCGAGAGTTCCAAGCGTCAGGCCGAGGTCTCCGACCCTGTGACGGGCACGGAGGGCCCGGCCGCCCACCTCCAGCCGCGCGGCGTCGCGGCGCCATCCGATGCCAAGACCGCGCCTCCCGCTGCCGCCCAGCCCGCGGCGGAGCTGTCGAGCCTCGACAAGTTCGTAGCTTTCGCCAAGGGCCTGTTCTTCCCGGATGGCCGCGCAGCCGGTATCATCTCCCATCGGGGCGTGCATCCGGAGGGCATGCCCACGGACGAGCAGATGTACAAGGACATGGAGCTCTCCCCGCTGACCTACGAAGAGCGTCTCAACGCCGTCATCGAACTCTTCAAGAAAGGCGGCGCCAAGCCCGAGGAGATCATCACCCAGGACGTGGGCGCGGGACAGAAGAACGTGTACGTGGTCAAGAAGGGCCGCACGGACCGCGTCATCGTGGTGGGCTCCCACCACGATAAGGTCGACGTGGGCGCGGGCACCATAGACAACTGGACCGGCACCACAATGGTGACCAACCTCTATCAGGCCATGCACGACATGGACACCGAGGCCACCATCATCTTCGCGAGCTTTGCGCGCGAGGAGGACGGCCTCATCGGCTCGGCCAAGTTCCTCAAGGCCCTGACTCCGGCCCAGCGCAAGAAGATCGACGCCAACGTCAACCTCGACACCTTGGCCGTGGACGGGACCTTCTCCTGGCAGAACAACTCCACGCGCTCGCTGCTGGACCTCGTCCAGAAGGTCGCCACCCAGTCGAAGCTCGACCTCAAGGAGGCGTACCTCGATGGGGGGGACGCGGATTCGAGCTCGTTCAGGCGCTACGGCATAGCGGCCGTCACTCTTTTCGGCGCCTCCATGGACGTCATCTTCGACATCATCCATTCCGAGCGCGATACCATGGCGGCCTTCTCCATGCCGCACTACAAGAACGCCTACCTGCTGACCTTGGCTTTGCTCAAGATGCTCAACCTGACGCCGGTGGGGCCCGACAACCTGGCCCCGGCGGCCGCCGCGGCCTAG
- a CDS encoding HNH endonuclease signature motif containing protein: MKKKLGKFLAAIGFFAVLAGGLSAGAAPQAKSAGLGSSAVLSKLDLTGGGVFAAVPSAFDIQAPASVPGAPVPTVAAPAAADNGRQAPDWSFTPGRLCTASDSDFKEYRYAEHIPYCNRNVTQQMKQEVAAHYGVPQSDWPKYEFDHLIPLCIGGNSHVENLWPQPRGQNGGSDEKDKLELDLYKQMVAGTITQAEAVRQTYAWFGVAPQMRSMPSTAVAAVSR; encoded by the coding sequence ATGAAAAAGAAACTAGGCAAGTTTCTCGCAGCAATCGGATTCTTCGCCGTGCTGGCCGGGGGTCTGTCCGCAGGCGCGGCCCCGCAGGCCAAGTCCGCGGGGCTCGGCAGCTCCGCCGTCCTATCCAAGCTGGACCTTACCGGCGGCGGCGTCTTCGCGGCTGTTCCCTCAGCCTTCGACATCCAGGCTCCCGCCTCGGTCCCGGGCGCTCCGGTGCCCACCGTCGCCGCGCCGGCCGCCGCGGACAACGGCCGCCAGGCTCCGGACTGGTCCTTCACTCCGGGCCGGCTTTGCACCGCGAGCGACTCGGACTTCAAGGAGTATCGCTACGCCGAGCACATCCCCTACTGCAACCGCAACGTGACCCAGCAGATGAAGCAGGAGGTCGCGGCGCACTACGGGGTCCCGCAAAGCGACTGGCCCAAGTACGAGTTCGACCACCTCATCCCCTTGTGCATAGGCGGAAATAGCCACGTTGAGAACCTCTGGCCCCAGCCGCGCGGGCAGAACGGGGGCAGCGACGAGAAAGACAAGCTCGAGCTCGACCTCTACAAGCAGATGGTGGCGGGCACCATCACCCAGGCCGAGGCGGTGCGGCAGACCTACGCCTGGTTCGGCGTCGCTCCTCAGATGCGCAGCATGCCGTCCACCGCGGTCGCGGCGGTTTCGCGCTGA
- a CDS encoding C39 family peptidase: MRSSGSLLLGALLWVSAGPPAVAGVAPVTAPLRLNASLGAAAAVPLVAPGLLRLAFYQGLALSLAAPGALAVPLPVPVPVPALPPAPVLQDLTGVTGRLAEKTGASGKDGRPVLDGFFDASGVRFSAPAVSGLPEPGIPSDYLPLPITVQETNYSCGAAAALSVLRYWQAYGGDEQSLYKLLETSPKDGTPPENIARGLSQLGLQAALRENMTLDDLRAALRRGDSVILDIQAWRNDEDTPWSQRWEDGHYVVLAGMDEHYAYLMDPSTEGRYTYLPLSELLERWHDYEDRGGQVRRYYQAGIVAHGSQPLPRPSEPPLPPEPIKMTLGPRSLSSR; encoded by the coding sequence ATGCGGTCCAGCGGATCATTGTTGCTGGGGGCCCTGCTCTGGGTCAGCGCAGGCCCCCCTGCAGTCGCCGGCGTGGCGCCGGTGACCGCGCCCTTGCGCCTCAACGCCTCGCTCGGCGCGGCCGCGGCCGTCCCGCTCGTGGCCCCGGGCTTGTTGCGGCTCGCCTTCTACCAGGGGCTCGCCTTGAGCCTCGCGGCGCCGGGAGCCCTGGCCGTGCCGCTGCCGGTCCCGGTGCCAGTTCCGGCTCTTCCGCCCGCGCCCGTCCTGCAGGATTTGACCGGAGTCACGGGCCGCTTGGCCGAGAAGACAGGTGCGTCGGGCAAGGATGGCAGGCCGGTGCTCGACGGCTTCTTCGACGCGTCCGGGGTCCGGTTCTCCGCGCCCGCGGTCTCCGGCCTGCCCGAGCCGGGCATCCCGTCCGACTATCTGCCCCTGCCGATCACGGTCCAGGAGACCAACTACAGCTGCGGCGCGGCCGCGGCCCTCTCCGTGCTGCGCTATTGGCAGGCCTATGGCGGCGACGAACAATCCCTCTACAAGCTGCTGGAGACCAGTCCCAAGGACGGCACGCCTCCTGAGAACATCGCCCGCGGGCTCTCTCAGCTCGGTCTGCAAGCGGCTCTGCGGGAGAACATGACTCTCGACGATCTGCGCGCCGCCTTGCGCCGCGGCGATTCGGTCATCCTGGACATCCAGGCTTGGCGCAACGACGAGGACACGCCCTGGTCCCAGCGCTGGGAGGACGGCCATTACGTCGTGCTGGCCGGCATGGACGAGCATTACGCCTACCTGATGGACCCTTCCACCGAGGGCCGCTACACCTATCTGCCGCTCTCCGAACTCCTGGAGCGTTGGCACGACTACGAGGACCGTGGCGGCCAGGTGCGTCGCTACTACCAGGCCGGCATCGTGGCCCATGGCTCCCAGCCCCTGCCCAGACCGTCCGAGCCGCCCCTGCCCCCCGAGCCCATCAAGATGACGCTCGGTCCGCGCTCCCTGTCCTCCCGCTGA
- a CDS encoding M48 family metalloprotease: MKRFLATLIAAALILTAPGLPCYAAAGAIVSQGSVASVPAGLQGPVRGVTPVNQLSNISVGLTAIGLKGSLAPQTAVPTPVVQGFAAPMAAPSVKIDESESVPVPGPALGELNATPVKSIAGAAAAAPKLNELLGEKEKLTLTADQLGSMSEGTAKTSAASIMDRILGIRNAAQASDDAVAAPALSAAQGHLAPASVQGQSDSRVVPQSQAEPAWKTQKKRELVTALGSFAGIAAGFGVKVLIPAFAVAPIVGWLAGGLLGAYLSSRILSALGAKHGRVFGAFTTVGRVALAGGAVFGLQALAVAALPAIFGLVPVAAVWAVSSGILLLPAALYARYRLSLRDSPRLTPVKWVMDIAIGAFLGAAAIAAPSLAAIVTLQQLAAAGLPLAGLIAGRSLGSGASVLDSLGTWGALAVLPAIIGVAAAGIIGIGPLLGMMTLPVMTTLSFFLGTIIHAAETGRPFSVPGSLQKMRFPSFQWVMTGVVFALLTGLGAVYTTPAFIAWQFLGSKTYGWDKSAPLWKNLVYNVLNFNTLYLGVLAFTAATAFTSPLTFLVLAFAPERAASWTEALLGKLLPKAAPAPSTAVKPLADPNAAADKPTRWPNFHYWLKTGLLIGSMAIMGFGMGAAVFGLVSLAKNLGIAAVLAGIPFFFATKIIKLVMKTKPADESQDPEFFAIMKDLRGLINAKREAKGQKPIPAPEMVIDPLTAPNAYATGRTPFHALVGVTQGIKEMLLDGENLRAGLMRLLAASDPGSKSYKVFRMAIAESIPGVAVDATPVQVAEAVKNASAEDIKKLGVRALRGVLAHEFSHVMDRHMLLNAIAGSISSGVAFAAYGVMWAVGHAQAAAKKLKDSIFPAPKSVGDPTLDQMIRKSGTIVNGMYAAVSLMPLAALGAGILFLLNMPLLGLASAAVAAVSLGSFLYLHQAFERNQQAMVDHVSLPRSVRYGIEPISTGLSVKSLPALLRVFAALWGPIVLQITQMASSRQDEGMADADGAKLSNDPEALALALGLLTTWRPKTLGPAIAAERLPIVAANSHLFTVNPVEQMQKAGALPKSDPLSDMVVGKQDDFLFNLFITHPDTTQRIERLGEMAQAKDSPAAAQAVDGLLALDREVSGKVKDAAVKGVLATLLAAAAFFIHPVLTVGVGLVALAQYYRMVKFMLLRSRLQKTIQK, translated from the coding sequence ATGAAGAGATTCCTCGCCACCCTTATCGCCGCCGCCCTTATCCTCACCGCCCCCGGCCTTCCCTGCTACGCCGCTGCGGGCGCCATCGTCAGCCAAGGTTCGGTCGCATCCGTCCCCGCCGGCCTGCAGGGCCCGGTGCGCGGCGTCACCCCCGTCAACCAGCTTTCCAACATATCGGTCGGCCTCACTGCCATAGGGCTCAAGGGCTCTTTGGCCCCGCAGACCGCTGTTCCCACGCCAGTGGTCCAAGGTTTCGCGGCCCCCATGGCCGCCCCGTCCGTCAAGATCGATGAGTCCGAATCCGTGCCCGTGCCCGGCCCGGCGCTGGGCGAGCTCAACGCCACTCCCGTCAAGTCCATCGCAGGCGCCGCGGCTGCCGCGCCGAAGTTGAACGAACTCCTCGGCGAGAAAGAGAAGCTCACTTTGACCGCGGACCAGCTCGGCTCCATGTCCGAGGGCACGGCCAAGACCTCGGCCGCCTCCATCATGGACCGCATACTCGGCATCCGGAACGCCGCGCAGGCTTCCGATGATGCCGTGGCCGCTCCCGCACTCTCCGCTGCGCAGGGCCATCTTGCCCCGGCCTCGGTCCAGGGACAGTCCGACTCCCGCGTCGTGCCGCAGTCCCAGGCCGAGCCGGCCTGGAAGACGCAGAAGAAACGCGAGCTCGTGACCGCCCTCGGCTCGTTCGCGGGCATCGCCGCGGGCTTCGGCGTCAAGGTCCTGATTCCCGCTTTCGCGGTCGCTCCCATCGTCGGCTGGCTCGCCGGCGGCCTGCTCGGCGCGTACCTTTCTTCTCGGATCCTGAGCGCGCTCGGTGCGAAACACGGCCGCGTCTTCGGCGCCTTCACCACGGTCGGCCGCGTGGCGCTCGCCGGCGGCGCGGTCTTCGGCCTGCAGGCGCTGGCCGTGGCCGCCTTGCCCGCCATCTTCGGCCTGGTGCCCGTCGCCGCGGTCTGGGCCGTGAGCTCCGGAATCCTGCTCCTGCCCGCAGCCCTTTACGCCCGCTACCGGCTCTCTTTGCGCGACTCGCCGCGCCTGACCCCGGTCAAATGGGTCATGGACATCGCCATCGGCGCTTTCCTGGGCGCGGCCGCCATCGCGGCGCCGAGCTTGGCCGCGATCGTCACGCTGCAGCAGTTGGCCGCCGCGGGATTGCCGCTGGCGGGCCTCATCGCCGGCCGGTCCTTGGGCTCCGGAGCCAGCGTCCTTGACAGCCTGGGGACCTGGGGCGCGCTGGCCGTCCTGCCGGCCATCATCGGCGTGGCCGCGGCTGGCATCATCGGCATCGGCCCCCTGCTGGGCATGATGACGCTCCCGGTCATGACCACTTTGTCCTTCTTCCTGGGCACCATCATCCACGCCGCCGAGACCGGCCGACCCTTCTCCGTGCCGGGCAGCCTGCAGAAGATGCGCTTCCCGAGCTTCCAGTGGGTGATGACCGGAGTGGTCTTCGCCTTGCTGACGGGCCTTGGCGCGGTCTACACGACTCCCGCCTTCATCGCCTGGCAGTTCTTGGGCAGCAAGACCTATGGCTGGGACAAGAGCGCCCCGCTCTGGAAGAACCTGGTCTACAACGTGCTCAACTTCAACACCCTCTACCTGGGCGTGCTGGCCTTCACGGCCGCCACCGCCTTCACCAGCCCCCTGACCTTCCTGGTGCTGGCCTTCGCCCCGGAGCGCGCCGCGTCCTGGACCGAGGCCCTGCTGGGCAAGCTCCTGCCCAAGGCCGCGCCCGCGCCTTCCACCGCGGTCAAGCCTCTGGCCGACCCGAACGCGGCTGCGGACAAGCCGACGCGCTGGCCGAACTTCCACTACTGGCTCAAGACCGGCTTGCTCATCGGGTCCATGGCCATCATGGGCTTCGGGATGGGCGCCGCAGTCTTCGGCCTCGTCAGCCTGGCCAAGAACCTGGGTATCGCCGCGGTGCTGGCCGGAATCCCCTTCTTCTTCGCGACCAAGATCATCAAGCTGGTGATGAAGACCAAGCCCGCCGACGAAAGCCAGGACCCGGAGTTCTTCGCCATCATGAAGGACCTGCGCGGTCTCATCAACGCCAAGCGCGAGGCCAAGGGCCAGAAGCCCATCCCCGCCCCGGAGATGGTCATCGACCCGCTCACCGCCCCCAACGCCTACGCCACGGGACGCACCCCCTTCCACGCCTTGGTGGGAGTGACCCAGGGCATCAAGGAGATGCTCCTCGACGGCGAGAACCTTCGCGCGGGCCTCATGCGTCTCCTGGCCGCTTCCGACCCCGGCAGTAAGTCCTATAAGGTCTTCCGTATGGCCATCGCGGAGTCCATCCCGGGCGTGGCCGTAGACGCCACCCCGGTGCAGGTCGCCGAAGCGGTCAAGAACGCCAGTGCCGAGGACATCAAGAAGCTGGGCGTGCGCGCCCTGCGCGGCGTGCTCGCCCATGAGTTCAGTCACGTGATGGACCGGCACATGCTGCTCAACGCCATCGCCGGCTCCATCAGCTCCGGGGTCGCCTTCGCGGCCTACGGCGTGATGTGGGCCGTGGGCCATGCCCAGGCCGCGGCCAAGAAGCTCAAGGACAGCATCTTCCCGGCGCCGAAGTCCGTGGGCGACCCGACCCTTGACCAGATGATCCGCAAGAGCGGGACGATCGTCAACGGGATGTACGCGGCGGTGAGCCTGATGCCGTTAGCGGCTTTGGGCGCGGGCATCCTGTTCCTGCTCAACATGCCGCTCTTGGGATTGGCCAGCGCCGCCGTCGCCGCCGTCTCCTTGGGCAGCTTTCTCTACCTGCATCAGGCCTTCGAGCGCAACCAGCAGGCGATGGTGGACCATGTCTCCCTGCCGCGGTCCGTTCGCTACGGCATCGAGCCCATCTCCACGGGCCTGAGCGTGAAGTCCTTGCCCGCTCTGCTGCGGGTGTTCGCGGCCCTTTGGGGTCCGATCGTGCTGCAGATCACGCAGATGGCGTCCTCCCGGCAGGATGAGGGCATGGCCGACGCGGACGGGGCCAAGCTCAGCAACGACCCCGAGGCGCTGGCTTTGGCTCTGGGTCTGCTGACGACCTGGCGGCCCAAGACGCTCGGCCCGGCCATCGCGGCCGAAAGGCTGCCGATCGTGGCGGCTAACTCGCATCTGTTCACCGTGAACCCGGTCGAGCAGATGCAGAAGGCCGGCGCCCTGCCGAAGTCCGACCCGCTCTCCGACATGGTGGTGGGCAAGCAGGACGACTTCCTTTTCAACCTTTTCATCACGCACCCGGACACCACTCAGCGCATCGAGCGGCTGGGTGAGATGGCCCAGGCGAAGGACTCGCCTGCCGCCGCTCAGGCCGTTGATGGGCTCCTGGCCCTGGACCGCGAGGTCTCCGGCAAGGTGAAGGACGCCGCGGTCAAGGGTGTCCTGGCCACGCTGCTCGCCGCGGCTGCCTTCTTCATCCACCCGGTGCTGACCGTGGGCGTGGGGCTGGTGGCCCTGGCCCAGTATTACCGCATGGTCAAGTTCATGCTCCTGCGCAGCAGGCTCCAGAAGACCATCCAGAAATAG
- a CDS encoding YkgJ family cysteine cluster protein: MDCRPGCAACCIAPSISSPLPGLPKGKPAGLRCPHLLPDLACDIWGRADYPEVCRRFRPGHEVCGSSQAQALALLEAWEEATRPGK, from the coding sequence ATGGACTGCCGCCCCGGCTGCGCGGCCTGCTGCATAGCGCCTTCCATCTCGAGCCCGCTGCCCGGCCTGCCCAAAGGCAAGCCCGCGGGTCTTAGGTGCCCTCATCTGCTGCCGGACCTTGCCTGCGACATATGGGGACGCGCCGACTACCCTGAAGTCTGCCGCCGGTTCAGGCCGGGTCACGAAGTCTGCGGCTCCAGCCAGGCGCAAGCCTTGGCCCTCCTGGAGGCCTGGGAAGAGGCCACCCGCCCCGGGAAATAG
- the bglX gene encoding beta-glucosidase BglX, which translates to MLLTAAAFLILWEPGRLWAGAPADIERRVNGLLRGMTVAEKLGQLQQLDGEADGSSRPEHFDLARQGRLGSTLNVRGAKRVNELQKAAVEGSRLRIPILFGYDVIHGYRTIFPIPLAEAASFDPAMAQRDAAVAAAEAAAAGVRWTFAPMVDIARDARWGRIAEGSGEDPFLGSALARARVLGFQGQDYSAPDKVVACAKHWAAYGAAEAGRDYNTTEVSENTLRNVYFPPFRAAVAAGVGTFMSAFNDLGGVPSSANPFTLTSVLRKEWGFDGFVVSDYTSVAELIKHGFAADGSEAARKALSAGVDMEMVSRLYDQNGAALIKGKQLSETVLDEAVRRVLRVKFRAGLFERPYADEAAEKSLLSAENLRAAREAAGRSMVLLRNKGEVLPLAKDLRALAVIGPLADDKAALLGSWIGDGKAADAVSILDGIRAAVSPKTKVVFARGCEVAGGGAEGIAQALKLARKSQAVVLVLGEAPDMSGEASSRSDIGLPGRQVELARSVAALGVPTAVVLLNGRPLALTGLADAVPALLEAWQPGTQGGLAVADVLFGAVNPGGKLPASFPRSVGQEPLYYNHKNTGRPSDEKNKYSSKYLDVPFTPLYPFGYGLSYTSFALSNLSLSSDSIPVDGRLKVSVQVENSGRRAGDEVVQLYIRDLAASVTRPVRELKGFERVSLAPGEERVVEFQLGPEELGFYGLDDRFQVEPGRFQLFVGDSSVGGLETSFTVRPKGS; encoded by the coding sequence ATGCTCTTGACCGCCGCGGCTTTTTTGATCCTTTGGGAGCCCGGGCGCCTCTGGGCCGGGGCTCCGGCCGACATCGAGCGGCGCGTCAACGGACTGCTGCGCGGCATGACCGTGGCGGAGAAGCTCGGCCAGCTCCAGCAGCTCGACGGCGAGGCTGACGGCAGCAGCCGGCCCGAGCACTTCGACCTGGCACGCCAGGGCCGGCTGGGTTCCACTTTGAACGTGCGCGGCGCCAAACGGGTCAACGAGCTGCAGAAAGCCGCGGTCGAGGGCTCGCGGCTGCGCATCCCCATCCTCTTCGGCTACGACGTCATCCACGGCTACCGCACGATATTCCCCATCCCCCTGGCCGAGGCCGCGAGCTTCGACCCGGCCATGGCGCAGCGCGACGCGGCCGTGGCCGCGGCCGAGGCCGCGGCGGCCGGCGTGCGCTGGACCTTCGCCCCCATGGTGGACATCGCGCGCGACGCGCGCTGGGGCCGCATCGCGGAGGGCTCGGGCGAGGACCCCTTTCTGGGCTCCGCTCTGGCCCGCGCGCGCGTCCTAGGCTTCCAGGGGCAGGACTACTCCGCCCCGGACAAAGTCGTGGCCTGCGCCAAGCACTGGGCCGCCTACGGCGCGGCCGAAGCCGGCCGGGACTACAACACCACCGAAGTCTCCGAGAACACTTTGCGCAACGTGTACTTCCCGCCCTTCCGCGCGGCCGTGGCTGCCGGCGTGGGCACCTTCATGAGCGCTTTCAACGACCTGGGGGGAGTGCCCTCCTCCGCCAATCCCTTCACTTTGACCTCGGTCCTGCGCAAAGAGTGGGGCTTCGACGGCTTCGTGGTCAGCGACTACACTTCGGTGGCGGAGCTCATCAAGCACGGATTCGCCGCGGACGGCTCCGAGGCCGCGCGCAAGGCCCTGAGCGCGGGAGTGGACATGGAGATGGTCAGCCGCCTCTATGACCAGAACGGCGCCGCGCTCATCAAGGGAAAGCAGCTCTCCGAGACGGTCCTCGACGAGGCCGTGCGCCGCGTCCTGCGGGTCAAGTTCCGGGCCGGGCTCTTCGAGAGGCCTTACGCTGATGAGGCCGCGGAGAAGTCCCTGCTTTCTGCCGAGAACCTGCGCGCGGCCCGCGAGGCCGCGGGCCGGAGCATGGTCCTGTTGCGCAACAAGGGCGAGGTCCTGCCATTGGCCAAGGACCTGCGCGCGCTGGCCGTCATCGGCCCGCTGGCCGACGACAAGGCGGCGCTGCTGGGCTCCTGGATCGGCGACGGCAAAGCCGCAGACGCCGTCAGCATACTCGACGGCATCCGCGCCGCGGTCTCCCCCAAGACCAAAGTCGTCTTCGCGCGCGGCTGCGAGGTGGCGGGCGGCGGTGCCGAGGGCATCGCGCAAGCCTTGAAGCTCGCCCGCAAGAGCCAGGCCGTGGTCCTGGTGCTGGGCGAGGCTCCGGACATGAGTGGAGAGGCCTCCTCGCGCTCCGACATAGGCCTGCCCGGCCGGCAGGTGGAACTGGCCCGCAGCGTGGCCGCGCTCGGCGTGCCCACGGCCGTCGTCCTGCTCAACGGACGGCCCCTGGCCTTGACCGGGCTCGCCGATGCGGTCCCGGCCCTGCTCGAGGCTTGGCAGCCCGGGACTCAGGGGGGCCTAGCCGTGGCCGACGTCCTTTTCGGCGCCGTGAACCCGGGCGGCAAGCTTCCGGCCAGCTTCCCGCGCAGCGTGGGGCAGGAGCCGCTCTACTACAACCATAAGAACACGGGCCGGCCCAGCGACGAGAAGAATAAGTATAGCTCGAAATACCTGGATGTGCCGTTCACGCCGCTCTATCCTTTCGGCTACGGATTGAGCTACACCAGCTTCGCCCTCTCCAACCTGAGCCTCAGCTCCGACTCCATCCCGGTCGACGGCCGGCTCAAGGTCTCGGTCCAGGTCGAGAACTCGGGCCGCCGCGCCGGAGACGAGGTGGTCCAGCTCTACATCCGCGATCTGGCCGCCAGCGTGACCCGACCGGTCCGCGAGCTCAAGGGCTTTGAGCGTGTGAGCCTGGCCCCGGGAGAAGAGCGCGTCGTGGAGTTCCAGCTGGGACCGGAGGAACTGGGCTTCTACGGCCTGGACGACCGCTTCCAGGTCGAGCCCGGCCGGTTCCAGCTTTTCGTGGGGGACTCCTCGGTCGGGGGGCTGGAGACTTCCTTCACGGTGCGCCCTAAGGGGTCTTGA
- a CDS encoding tetratricopeptide repeat protein, whose protein sequence is MSQSDPDQEQARGPSTILQPLVESGRLQDAAAALTRLEKEGAPSWEMLLWRARIAEKEQRWDDALRDFRRAVAARPEAVDLALDLARFLEARGRLAAAQRCLRRAVKLPGRAGEARLALARLQSKLGRGAAALEHLRLAAQADPAAPAPLLDLARLSEGRPLPAKDLRRMESAARAALAAQPRQAGTRTILAGVLLAQGRPAQAESQLARALAESPAGVPEGWVSALLRLIAAGRYGRGLERAMLKAAPDGAPRSWTQVFSALLCAGRYPQAFRLAEAMLLRLGPPEVPTDFLWPWSPKARRAVGEQGFCAAELERVRRAGRGGLFPHWFAYCRAVLLDQLGRKREALAERRAVSRRPESRYCWMQQVFVLPLLSLEDFASVIAVSRRILRHSPRNWWVRCRTAEALLAAGRAGEGRRELEEAQRLAAEAERPEVLTWYGEVLLWQGRYREALAKFDESVRLGGQTFVYGWRGAARLKLGDLHGALADLDRARELDRKDFETLVWRGEAYRLLGRHAEALRELDAAVARAPGSCWGYFNRGLVRAALGDREGLAADLGMIPKDITAFLRRRLGLRQDRPLSPRDMSRLLAAGLDLARGIRRTESYLGRLWMRRRAPDLLK, encoded by the coding sequence ATGAGCCAGTCCGATCCCGACCAGGAGCAGGCGAGGGGGCCTTCGACTATTCTTCAGCCCCTGGTGGAGTCCGGCCGGCTCCAGGACGCTGCGGCGGCCCTGACGCGGCTGGAAAAGGAAGGCGCCCCGTCCTGGGAGATGCTCCTGTGGCGGGCCCGCATCGCCGAGAAGGAGCAGCGCTGGGACGACGCCCTGCGGGACTTCCGCAGGGCCGTGGCCGCCCGGCCCGAAGCGGTGGACCTGGCTCTAGATCTGGCCAGGTTCCTCGAAGCGCGGGGCCGGCTGGCCGCGGCGCAGAGATGCCTGCGGCGGGCTGTGAAGCTTCCGGGACGGGCCGGAGAGGCCCGCCTGGCCTTGGCCCGTCTGCAGAGCAAGCTGGGCCGCGGCGCGGCGGCCTTGGAGCATCTGCGCCTGGCCGCGCAGGCCGACCCCGCCGCGCCCGCGCCCCTGCTAGACCTGGCCCGGCTGTCGGAGGGGCGGCCCCTTCCGGCCAAGGACCTCAGGCGCATGGAGTCCGCGGCGCGCGCCGCCCTCGCCGCTCAGCCTCGGCAGGCCGGGACCCGGACGATCCTCGCCGGGGTGCTCCTGGCGCAGGGCCGGCCGGCCCAGGCCGAGAGCCAACTGGCGCGGGCCCTGGCGGAGAGTCCCGCCGGCGTCCCGGAGGGCTGGGTCTCGGCGCTGCTGCGCCTCATCGCAGCGGGCCGCTACGGCCGGGGTCTGGAGCGGGCCATGCTGAAGGCGGCTCCCGACGGAGCCCCCCGGAGCTGGACGCAGGTCTTCTCGGCCCTGCTCTGCGCCGGACGCTACCCTCAGGCCTTCCGGCTCGCGGAGGCCATGCTGCTCCGTCTGGGACCGCCGGAGGTCCCCACGGACTTCCTGTGGCCGTGGTCTCCCAAGGCGCGGCGGGCGGTGGGAGAGCAGGGCTTCTGCGCCGCGGAATTGGAGCGCGTCCGACGAGCCGGGCGCGGCGGGCTTTTCCCGCATTGGTTCGCCTACTGCCGCGCCGTCCTCCTCGACCAGCTGGGCCGCAAGCGCGAGGCCTTGGCCGAGCGCCGGGCGGTGAGCCGGCGGCCTGAATCGCGCTACTGCTGGATGCAGCAGGTCTTCGTGCTGCCGCTCTTGAGCCTGGAGGACTTCGCTTCAGTCATAGCCGTCAGCCGGCGCATCCTCAGGCACTCGCCCCGGAATTGGTGGGTGCGCTGCCGAACGGCCGAGGCCCTTCTGGCCGCGGGGCGCGCCGGGGAGGGCCGCCGCGAACTCGAAGAGGCCCAGCGCCTGGCCGCGGAGGCCGAGAGGCCCGAGGTCCTGACCTGGTACGGAGAGGTCCTGCTCTGGCAGGGCCGCTACCGGGAGGCGCTGGCCAAGTTCGACGAGTCCGTGCGCTTGGGGGGCCAGACCTTCGTCTACGGCTGGCGCGGGGCCGCGCGTCTGAAGCTGGGCGACCTGCACGGGGCGCTGGCGGACCTCGACCGGGCTCGGGAGCTCGACCGCAAGGACTTCGAGACCTTGGTCTGGCGTGGAGAGGCCTACCGGCTCCTGGGCCGGCACGCCGAGGCCTTGCGGGAGCTCGACGCCGCCGTGGCTCGCGCTCCCGGCTCCTGCTGGGGCTATTTCAACCGTGGCTTGGTCCGCGCCGCTCTCGGCGACCGGGAGGGCCTGGCCGCGGACCTGGGCATGATCCCCAAGGACATCACGGCCTTCCTGCGCCGCCGGCTGGGCCTGCGGCAGGACCGGCCTTTGAGCCCGAGGGACATGAGCCGTCTACTTGCCGCTGGCCTGGATCTGGCGCGGGGCATACGGCGCACAGAGAGCTATCTCGGACGCCTCTGGATGCGGCGCCGGGCTCCGGATTTGCTAAAATAG